Proteins encoded by one window of Marixanthomonas sp. SCSIO 43207:
- a CDS encoding DUF6249 domain-containing protein: protein MGSEVIIIPIIFGVIFGIYYLYISARNRERLALIEKGAEASIFYSKNKWVTPIWKVIVINLALLLMGIGIGIFVAAMLHYNLGVDEEVAYPGTIFLLAGIGLFCGFYFTKKLNKDA from the coding sequence ATGGGATCTGAAGTTATTATTATACCAATTATTTTTGGCGTTATTTTCGGGATTTATTACTTGTATATTTCGGCTAGAAATCGAGAGCGACTGGCATTAATTGAGAAAGGTGCCGAGGCGTCTATCTTTTACAGTAAAAACAAATGGGTTACCCCTATATGGAAAGTAATTGTAATTAACCTGGCACTATTGCTTATGGGAATTGGTATCGGGATTTTTGTAGCGGCTATGTTGCACTACAACTTGGGAGTAGATGAAGAAGTTGCGTATCCCGGAACTATCTTTTTATTGGCTGGAATTGGTCTTTTTTGTGGGTTTTATTTTACTAAAAAACTTAATAAAGACGCGTAA